Genomic DNA from Leptospira limi:
TAATCAAGATAAAGCTTATTTAAAAGCAAGAGGAATCGATCCAGATAAGATAAAAGATGCAGAAATTGGTAATATCGCAGATAATGAGAGGGCAAAGGAACGATTAGTTGTAAGCGGTACTGAAACACCAGAAAGTCTAAAAAAACTGAGTGATAAAGAAATAGCTGACCGAGTAGATGCGCTAGAGAGGAAACTTGAAGCAGAAAATGCAGGAGCAGGTGCTGCAACTGCCGGGTCTCTCGCTTTGATGATGTTAGGTTATCTTGGATTAGGCAGGAAAGAGAATGATAGTAGTACTAAAGAATTAGAACTCAATCAAAAAATTACTGACGCTCAAGAAAAAGCAAAAGCTAAAATTAGTGAACTTAGGCAAAGTTTAGAAAATGCAAAAAACGGGCGCGAAAAGGAGAAAATTGAACAGAAAATACGAAAAATCGAAGCAGACACTGAGAAATCAATTAAACAGTTAAAAATCGACGATTTAGAAAAACCAATAACGATCTCAGGCAAATATCCTAATTTTAAAGACGCATTTTTTACTGGATATAGCTTCAAGGATAAAATCGCAATAATCGAAACTATCTCCAAAAATTTAAACTCAGAGATAAATGATCAGATAAAGAATGCCAAAGATATTGATCCAAATGATAAACGTATTAAAGAACGGATAAAGTTATTAGAGAAAGAAAAAATCAAAATAAAAGCAGAAGTAGAAAAAGCAAAATTGAGTGCTTTAAGCGAAATTCCGAAAGTGCAAGATAAAATTAACGATCTGAAAAATTCAGACAGTAATGTCAGCAAAATTGATAAGATTAAAGAATTGAAAGCAACAGTTTTGGCATTACAAGCCGAAATGAAAGAACTTAACCAAAAAGACAAAATTGTAATTGCTAGAAATAAAGAAATAGATCTTCAAATTAAGATTTTGGATTTAGAGGTTTTAAAAGCTGACCATGAAAATTCAATTCGTAATTTAAATATTGAAGATACATTTGCAAGAACCTCTCTTGAAGGACATACTAAGGCACAATTGAAGGCCGAACAAAAGAAATTCGAAGAGGATAAACGGCTAGTAAATGCAAACTTTGAAAGAATGATTGCAGCTGCTAAAAATTCGGATAAGCAATATATAGATCAACTAAAAGTGGAACATGCAAAAGCAAAAGAAATAATGAATCGTCGAGGAGCGGACTTATCTGCACAATTGGCTGAACTTCATATGGCCCCACTTAGAGACATGCTGTTACAAGGAGGTTCAGCTTTAGAATTTTCTAAAAATTTTGAGAAACTTTCTACTGCGGATAAACGTTTACTTTATCAAGAAAGCATACGATTAGGACAAGATGGGAATGTAATGGTTCCTTATGCGTCTGCTTTTATTCCAGTCGCGAATGGAGAAAAGGTTTATGTTGATGTCGTAGATAGGCCTCAACATTATAAATACTCTGAAACAAATGAGAGTAAAAAAACGATAGGAATATTGAGAGATACGTTACAAGATTCAATTAGTAATAACATTTTGAAATTTGAGAACAATTTAGAAAACTCTTTTGATCCTAATATTAGAGAGCAATATCAGAAAATCAAAACAAAGCGTGGGGAACAAGAAAGCATATTGAAATCAGCGACGGGCGAAATAAGAATTTTTGAGTTAATGCACCCTATTCAATCAATTTCGACTGATCCTGCTTTAAAAAAAGAATATAGCCTATTAAGACAAAAGATTGAAAATGCAAATAAAGAATTGATCAAACTTGAAAAGGCTGAAAAACCTTTATTAGTATCAAATCAAAAGTTGATAGACAAGAAAATTTCAGCACAGGTTGCGATTGATTTAGCAAAAAATCCAGACCTTCTACCACAATTAGATCCAAGTTTATCAAAAGCAGTCACCGCTTACAACCAAGCTCGCACAAACTATGAGGCAATGATTTATTCATCAAATCTGAATATCAATGAGACTAAACCAAATCAGCAAACCTTAGATAGATTTAAAAAAGCTTTAGATGATGCAGAAGCGAATCTTATAAAATTAACAGGTCCGATTCTCGAAATTCAATATAAATTGGGTAATCGTCAGGATTTTGAATCGACTGTAAGTGATGTGAGAAGGATTTTTAAAGAAAATACCATCGTTGATACAGTTCCAGAGACAACCAGAAGAGTAGAACTTCCTATTCTTCAAAACCCAGAAACAGGAGAATTCAGAATTGGAAATGGAGAATCAGCTCGGTCAATTGCAGTGAATTCAGGTCCTGGGTCCGCCTTTTTTCAAGATCAGAATCCGAATCATCTTGCATTGGAAATGGCGGAGAAAATTAGAACTGACTTGAATATAGATGCAAATGTTCCAAGTTCAGAAATAGTTTCTAAATGGTGCCAAGCAGCATCTCTTTGGGCAACTTGCCGCAAAGAGTTTGGGTCTGCCGTGCCTGATAATTTTGTTGATTTTATTATAAAACATAAGGATAGTATCGATATCAAACCTGGAAGTGTGATGTATGTTACAGGTAACCACACAATTATGAATTCTTATGGAGAGCAAAGTGGTAAAGAATGGCATAGGGATACATTTAAAGATACAAATCCCAATATCACCAGAGACCAAGCCTATACAAAAATCGCTGAAGCCATGCAAACTACGACTTCCAATTCTGTGATGATTCGGATTAGTAGCGGGCATACGATTTCCATTCATAGAGATGGTCCGGGAAGCGATTGGATTGTGAAGGATACGGGGCATAGTGATATTAATGGGAAAATCGTTGATCCTGCGAATATTACGAACTCAATTTTATATTCTGGTGGATCCTATGAGAAAAATCTTCCTGAAAGTATAGCATTCCCAGTAACTTCGCCAAAACGGTAATTATGAGAAATAAAATTGTTACATGCTTATTGTATCTTGTTTTTGTTTCAATTTGTAGTTGTAAGACGCAATCAAAAACAGTTGATAATAACTTTTCAAATAGTGAGGGTATTCTTTTCGATTTGAAAACAAGAGGTTACGATATTGATTTTAACAAGCGTAATGGAATGGAGACATATGTGAGTATTTCTCCGACTACTAAAATTAATAGCCATGATATGAAATTAATTTGTAGTTTGCCTAATTTAAATAGAATGAGAATCCAAGGCATTCTCATTCCGGATACGTTTATTAAAGATTTAGAAAATTGCAGCTTAGCAAATTTAAAATCGATAAGACTTGATGAGGTAAAGTTTAATGCAAAATTACTCTGTTCAATTAATGCAGATAGATTTTTTCATGGAGGCATAACCTTTTTAAATACTTCTTTAGACGATGATGGGCTTAATTGTTTAAATGGGATTCAAATATCAGAAAATTTTACTTTGTATGGACCAAATGAAAAATTCACTGAGGCAGGACTTTGTGATTTTATTCACTCGGGAATCAGTATCAAGAGAGTGTATTTATTTCATCTTTCCCTTTCGGATAAAGCTTTTGGTTGCTTAGCCGATTTGCAAGGCGTGGAACACTTCGGTTTCAAAAAAATTAAGGGGCGTTCCGCCAATGATATGAAAAAACTGGAAGACTTATATTTCAAAAAAAATGGTCGTAAAGTCCATGTCGATGTCTTTGAATACGATTCCCTTTAAAGGAATATTTTCATCTACTTAGACTGCATCGTTTTCGAGACATTGATTTTCAATCCTCAGGTTTAATAATATCATTCGCTAAGAAATAGGATTTGGATTTCAAACGAAAGTTCATTATGAAAAAACTTCCAATGTGAATTGAGAATTCTTAAAGACAAAGGAAGTTTTTGGAAAATTGAACTTCAGTAGATTTTGGCGGATCTCTTTGGATGTTAGAATTCGTAATTTCCGCTAAATTCAAAAAGAAATTTTCACTTCATGGTTTCTATATGAAAATTGAATTTGATTTTCTCTGATCCAACCTCTTTGTAAATTCTCATATTGCATTTGCTAAAAAGTTGGTTGATTTGGGTATTGAAGCGGAACAAGCATTTGACGCTAATAACGGCCAAATTTACAGCGAGAGATGTTATTCACTACCTTAGAATTTTCATTTGGTACCTATTTGATTTCCAATTGATTGGTCCGTTGAGTAAAATGTTGGAATTTCCATCCTGCTGAAATTGGTGAATGCAATATGACAAAAAGAAATATCTTATTATTGGGAAGTATCATAGTTATTAGTTTTAGATTGATAGAATCAAAGGTGAACTAATGAAGCTTTTAAAAGGAAAAGATTAAAAAGAGAACTTAACTTAGCACTAGGAAAAATTAAGCTCTCTTCTGCGAAAGGAATTGATTAAATAAATAGTAGACTTATTGCTCCACACAAACAATGGCTTTGCCAATAAGGAGAAGATAGCGCAATTAGTCAATCGAATGTTAAGGTTGCGGAATATTCAAAAAAATTGAAGAAATTAAACGGAGACCAATTACTTGGGGAAATTTCAAAATCCATTAACTTGCCTTCGAGTACAACACTTACCTTAGTAAAAGATGCTGTTGTCATCAAAAAAGAAGTATCTGTTATGAAAGATGGTCAAAAGCCAGTCATCGGAAAGGAAAAAACGATTTCTGTTTTGAATGAGAAGATGAATCGTGCAATAAGTGATTTGGCGAGAGATCCTTTACGAAGTGAAACAATCAAAGATGCTCAGACAAAAATTGACACGGCGCGAGACCAAATTACCAAAGAATCGATGAAAGTTCCGAAAAATACGGGAGAGATACAATCGCTCACAAGTAAGTTGAATTCCTACCAAACAGAGTTAAACAAAGCAATGAGTGGCGAAATTGCCAAAAAATAGGCGACCGACCCTGATTTTGCAAAACAATTACGAACAGATGCACAAATTAAAGCAGATAAGACATTAGCGGAAGCTAAAAATAATCTGACATTATTGTATATTCAAGAACCAAGAACTTCAGATTTATTCGAACCGAAAAAACAATTGTTGGAAAATTTGGTAAAAAATGCAGAATTAGCGAAAGCAAAGGCAGATGCAACGACCGAACAACGAATGAGCTTACTTGTAAAAGAGAGAGATCCCGTAACAGGAAATATCAAACTAGAAACTCTTAGCAGCATAAGTGTGGGACTAGTGGAAAAAGGAAGAGTTCCGGAAACCTACACCGAAACATTCAAGGTATACCAAGATTCTTCTGGAAACCCTTATCTATTGCCAGGTAAAGGCAAAATAGTTGATGCGGTAAGTTTAGAACGTGGTGTCCAGGAAGCTGCCTTCCATAGGCAAGTAGAGAGTATCAACCAGTCAAGCAACGGTTACCTCATAAAACCAGAGACAGGACTAATCGAAAGGAATGCAAAGGGCGAAAAAATTGACGCAAACGATTTCAAAGGACGACAAGACGCATTTAAAGAACTAAAAGCCTCTCTCGGATCTGCGTTTGATCCAAAAACGAATCCGAATCATGCAAAATTGGAAGCAGTGAATAATTTCGAAGAAGTGAGAGGTTCACATGGAACTATAAATCAGTTTAGAACTTCTGTAAATGGAATTGTAATTTATACCATGAATGCTGATTCTGATATGAATTATAATTCAATTCAAATGTCAAACGGGTCAACATGGATGGATGTCACCAATGCTGCCAAATCCGCAGGAGCAATAGAAGTAACGGTAAATTCAATTATTAAAGCAGGGAGTCATAGTCAAGGATTTGCTCTTGATATCGGTTCAATTACAGTTCCAGGGAAAACTGATCCTATAAGTATTAGATATTAAAATGGATCACCTAACTCCATAAGTTCCGAACCACCTCCTGAGCTTAAAACATTTTTAGATAAAATTAAAAATTCAGCAGGAACAACATTTTATGCCACACCTTGGGAAGTAAGAATGAATGGCAAAGTTTATGATAATAAATTCTCTGCAGTTAGACCCGAATTGTGGAGCATCGGAAATTTAGAGCCAGGCAATAAAAAAATAACGCCTGAAATTGAAAATGAAATTTATACGACTATTGCTGAAGCTGCGGGGCTAGATCAAGTAGTGAATCAAGATTTAATCAAGCAGATGTGGAATCATAGACACCACTTGCATGTTTCCGAAGTAGGGTCGCCAGATGGGCACTAAAAAAAAGATATTCGTTTCTCTTGTCTTTTTAATTCTGAATTTTGAGATCGCTGCAGATGAAGTTCATAAATCAGAATACTTTTCGTATTGGTCAAAGGAATTGAAAAAATTTAACTACAGTTTGCCAGATGAATTGAAAGATAGATTTTTTATTTCTAATTTTGATAATGCTGAAATAAAAACGGAAAGAATAAGTATCATTATAAACAAAGTTTCGTTCCCAAATGAGACAATTAACTATGGTATTTTTATTCGAAGTAATGCAATTTCCAATCTTGCATCTAATGTTTACCGAGCATTTTATTTCCAAAACGAAAAACTTTCTCTTGTGACATCGACAGCTTTGTATATTGATGGATTGAAGCGGTATGACTTTGGAGGCATAATAGTTCGAGTAGGGTTAACTTACGAGTACGACGATCATGGACATCTTACTATCAGTTGTTTGGATAAGACTACAAAAAAAACTTTTTACGAAATTGTTGCAAAACAATATTGTGACCAATCGATTGAACTCAATGATGAGAACTCAGTTGTCCGTGTCAGAAGTTATCAATCAAATTGTAATTACGGATGTTTAAGATATTTCCCGTACTTAGAACCGGGTGATTATTTTACTGTAAAGAATCAGGTTAATTTACGAAAGGAACCTACGTCAAAATCGGAAGTTTTGAAATCTTTAGTTAAGGATACAAAAATTAAAATAATAGAAGATACTTTTAAACATGAATATTTTCAAGGACAAGATGCTGCCAACTGGGTCAAAGTTCGTATTGAAGATGGCGGTGAGGGATTTATTTACGGAGGTTTCCTTCGAGCACCATTCGAGCCAGATTTTGTATTGATTCGTGAAAAAGCTGCCAAATGGAAAAAATATACGGTTAAAAATAAAAAAGGGCTTAAATTCCAAGTGTTCATTATCTAAGAAAGATTACAGATACAGTATTCGCCTTACAAGACCTTCTAACTTATTTTAAATTTTTGATCGCCTTACTTCCCTCACTCTCGGATTCTATCGAGGAAAACTTAATAATGTGTTCTCCCGTAGTTATTTCTGGCTTGTAGAGTTCTATCATTGTTGTACAATTTAATATAGAACCGGTTAGTTTTTTCTATATCATCAACTGTTTCATAAAAGTTTGTCGACCAGCGATTCGAAAGAGTTTGTAGATAGACTCTTCCAATCTCTTTAAAGATCCTACTATAAAGGTAACCAAAGCGACTAATTCCACAGTAAAATTGCCCTGAGTGAATCTATAATGATCTTCAAAATTGAATTTTACTAGTAACTTTAATCGATTCACATTTAATTCTATAGGATAATTTTTAAATGTTGATATAGTCTTTGACGGTTCGTAAGAGCTTTAGTCCTCATCCAGACACCTCGAACTCCGTGTTAACTTACACTATACCTTTCTAGGTTCAGTTGTAGAGCTACACGATTAGAATTTTGAGTTGAGTTCTGAGACTGTAATCCAATATCACTATTTCGAGTTCTTCAAAGAATCGGTTTTAAATATCGAAGTTAGTTTCGGTAACTAAAATTATTAGTTCCTTCTAATCTCATAGAATTCTTGTCTGGATCAACCTATGATCTTAATTGCTTAACTAAGATTACCCAATTCATTTAATGACTATAACAAAATTAACATTCTTCTCGCCACTTTATTGAATACGTTAGTATAGGTGGTGATCATGTATTTTCACTCCTAGGAAATGACTTTGTGATAAAAATCATTTTTCTAACTAGAGGATAACTGACCAATGCTTCTTTACGAAACAATAAGGTGAATTTTATACTATCACATCTAACAACAGGAATTGTGACTAAATCTTTGTTATCTCCGCCTCACATCAGACTCTTCCAGAGTCATTATTCTCGCTAATCCATCTTCGGCAATACCTTCAGATTATATACACTTTCTATATACGTCCTTTGTCAAAAAAAGTGTGGATTCAAATCGTATAAAGTACTAATACTTTTGCAGACTAGTCTAATAATATCGATAAAGGCGTTCCATTATTTTGGTCACCTCATTACTTAAAATGCGCCTAACATTAAAATAAAACGATTATAGGTTGGTTAGATTGAGATTGATCGAATGAGGTGACTGTAAGTAAACTAAAGGTGGAGAAAATGTTTATCCTAGATTAAGATGTTTTGGATTATGAGTCGTGCTTTATGCGCTTACTATATTGCTGATCTATTTTGTGAGTAACTTGAAAAGAAAAAGTTAAGCGCGTTCATTGAGCGTCTTGGATAATCTAGCTGATTAACAAATGATCCAATTTATAAATACAATAGCAACCGCATATCGACTTAGGGAATTCCCTGAACCAGGCAAAATATATTTACATAATATTCATAAATACGAATTTTTAAATTATCAGGTAAACTTTTACTGTTGATAGCATAATCGTCATTATGCTATAAGTACAATTCAACTAATTCATAAGAAGACTCTATGAAATATCTAAATCAATTATTCGCGCTGTTTCTTGTTAGTTTATTTATTACAGGCTGTAACAAACCCGATGATAGTAAAGAAATTTGGAAATGGGCAAGTATACTTCCGGGAAATGGGACAATTAACACTGAAAATTCAGAATATAACGAAACTCAAATCATTGATTTAGCTATGAATTCGAATTTAGGAAATAATGGGTTTTACGGAAAATTTGTAGCGTCTGCAAACTATCCAACAGGTATTACCGAAATTCCCATTAACGATTTAATACCTGAAATAATTCCAGGGAATTCTGGAATTCCCGAAACATCCAATCAAACACTTTTAGCAAATGGTGTAGTTGCTTTAAAGTCCATTTCTTTATTGCAACGAGCAAAAATCGAAGCAAATTTATTTACATTAGCACACTGCAAAGGATTTTTTGGAAAAGAATCATGTAAAGGATTTAAAGCAGAACTAACTTTTGGAAAAGAAGCTCAGCAAGAAATTAATTATATTTCAAAAGCTGATACTATATCTATGGATAAAAATTCAAAGATATTAGGAAAGGCATATGCAAATGAATATAAATTAAAAAGTAATTCGCAAATTTCAGAACGTATCACTCCAATAGGTAATCTACCACTATTACCTAAATTTTTAATTGGCACCACTTCAGAAACAAATATTTATGCAAGAAAGAATACTACATTAGAACCCGGTAGTTATAAAAGTATTTTAGTCTCACCAGGAATTCAGTTAAATCTTAGAGAAGGATATTATCAAATAAAATCCCTTTATTTAAACTATAAGTCATCTTTAATCTGCAATGGCACATGTGTAATTACAATAAAAGATGATTTAATTACGCTTCCAAATACCTTAATTACGGCAGCTTCTGGAGATTCTAAAGATCTGTTAATATATTCTCAGAATGCAGATTATCGATTATGGATTTTTTCAAAGCCAGCTGTAATAATTGGAAATAAATCAAATCTCATTGCCAACATTTATTCGCCTTACGGAACAATCGTTGTAAATGATAGTACAAGCATTAAAGGTACCTTAATTGGAAAAGACATTTCTATTGGTAAAAACGCAAAAGTGTACGACACATACATAGGGCAGAATCCTTCTGAACTAAGTTACGATACTTTAACTATACCCATTAACAGAATTTCCATAATAAACTCAACTGGACAAGAATACTCAATCCATAATGGTCAGAAGAGCATCATTTTTAACAAAGATTTTTCTAATAACATAGCCGAATCGATTGATTTCCCAAATACCAATATACCTGCTAGTTTAGCATCGAAAATAAGATTTTATATAAATGGAGAAGCTTATGTAAACAATTCTTCACAGGAATATAAAGTAAAATTTATAACAGATGGAAATCAAAATTATTTTGATGCTATAGGCGAGATTAACATTAGCTCTGGAAAACTCACAGAGCTAAGAATACGGCCAAGTAATAATTTTTCGATGCTTAAAGTATTTGATACAGAATATCTTCTGACTCCTAAATTTGAAATCGAACAATTAAGGTACTTTGGGATAGATAAATTATCGTTAGTTGAAAGGTATGTAGGTGAAGATTCGAAACTTCTTATACAAAATTCTGATACCATAGTTGATGCAAATGTAATCGATCTTTCATCGAATTACGAGACGATCGAAGGCCATCAGCTCATAACAACTATCGTAACCATAAAAACTAACGATATATTTTTAGATGAAGATGGAGGATTGACCAGAGGAGATTCGATTAGCGTTAAATCACTAGGTGGTGAGGTTGGTGATGTGAAACTATTTAGTCCCCATACGGCAAGCTTTTCAGAGGGTGAGCGCTCTCTGGTTTTCTTAAGAACAATTAATGGAATTAAATACGTAACCTTTGGACCTTTAGGAAAAATTAAATTATGAAATTGGGAT
This window encodes:
- a CDS encoding SH3 domain-containing protein, whose protein sequence is MGTKKKIFVSLVFLILNFEIAADEVHKSEYFSYWSKELKKFNYSLPDELKDRFFISNFDNAEIKTERISIIINKVSFPNETINYGIFIRSNAISNLASNVYRAFYFQNEKLSLVTSTALYIDGLKRYDFGGIIVRVGLTYEYDDHGHLTISCLDKTTKKTFYEIVAKQYCDQSIELNDENSVVRVRSYQSNCNYGCLRYFPYLEPGDYFTVKNQVNLRKEPTSKSEVLKSLVKDTKIKIIEDTFKHEYFQGQDAANWVKVRIEDGGEGFIYGGFLRAPFEPDFVLIREKAAKWKKYTVKNKKGLKFQVFII